The following are from one region of the Marinomonas sp. CT5 genome:
- a CDS encoding DMT family transporter, with protein MNRSSNTIGSIELISAMMLSGTIGYFVISSGQAFWNVVLFRCVFGALVLGSYAYYAGLLRREYFQRNVLLMIILGGMTLVGNWIFLFASFNYIPFSIATVAYHMQPLFLVITGALITKEKLSGSLLFWLALAFVGLFFIVELDFNKIKALFSDDMSREGSSALFGLLLALGAALLYTVTTLVTKKVSQVPSTFVALVQVIVGVFMLLPFADFDNLPTQTNQWIDLLILGAVLTGFMYIIMYDSFQKLPTSLIALLSFIYPITALFVDHLAFATHISLTQILGVILILLAVSAVKFNWAFSKKRA; from the coding sequence ATGAATCGTTCCAGCAATACTATCGGCAGTATCGAACTTATCTCGGCTATGATGCTGTCTGGCACCATTGGCTATTTTGTTATTAGTTCAGGCCAAGCCTTTTGGAATGTGGTGCTGTTTCGCTGCGTGTTCGGTGCGCTGGTGCTGGGAAGTTACGCCTACTATGCCGGATTACTTCGTCGCGAATACTTCCAGCGCAACGTCTTACTGATGATTATTTTGGGCGGCATGACGTTAGTAGGAAACTGGATATTTCTATTTGCCTCGTTCAATTACATTCCCTTTTCTATCGCCACGGTGGCTTACCATATGCAACCGTTGTTTTTAGTCATAACAGGTGCGTTAATTACCAAAGAAAAGCTGTCTGGCAGTTTGTTATTTTGGTTGGCGCTGGCCTTTGTCGGGTTGTTTTTCATTGTCGAACTGGATTTCAACAAGATCAAGGCACTGTTTTCTGATGACATGAGCCGAGAAGGTTCTTCCGCCCTATTCGGGTTATTACTCGCTTTAGGTGCGGCGCTGCTGTATACCGTGACCACTTTGGTGACCAAGAAAGTCAGTCAGGTGCCGTCCACCTTTGTCGCCTTGGTGCAGGTTATCGTGGGGGTTTTTATGCTCCTGCCCTTTGCCGATTTTGACAACCTACCGACGCAGACCAATCAGTGGATCGATTTGTTGATTCTCGGTGCCGTGCTAACCGGATTTATGTACATCATCATGTATGACAGCTTTCAAAAACTCCCCACCAGCTTGATTGCACTACTGTCATTTATCTACCCAATCACCGCCTTGTTTGTCGACCATTTGGCTTTTGCGACCCACATCAGCCTAACGCAAATACTGGGGGTAATATTGATATTGCTCGCCGTCAGCGCCGTGAAATTTAATTGGGCCTTTTCTAAAAAAAGAGCCTAA
- a CDS encoding GNAT family N-acetyltransferase gives MRQIKEVFADQSDVIAQLIREANRPVAKQFAITQDNGPKHPSFCQTSWVENDFERGERYFVLTDNQVPIACVAYEVPTHSAGVRKAYLNRLSVLPDQQSKGIGSLLVAHIIEQAKADQLSFISIGVIGEHIRLQDWYEQLGFVKGDTKHFDHLPFSVTYMMYDLNNQPKDREDLSMPKITLSGHIEVPKEDLNAVLTELPNHIALTHQEAGCITFTVTQDSDNPQRFDVYEEFTDKAAFEKHQARVKASHWGEVTKKVERFYTVTES, from the coding sequence ATGAGACAGATAAAAGAAGTATTCGCAGATCAATCCGATGTCATTGCCCAACTCATTCGTGAAGCCAACCGCCCTGTGGCAAAACAGTTTGCGATCACTCAAGATAACGGCCCCAAGCATCCCTCTTTTTGTCAAACAAGCTGGGTAGAAAACGACTTTGAGCGCGGCGAACGCTACTTTGTTTTAACCGACAACCAAGTGCCTATTGCGTGTGTGGCTTACGAAGTCCCCACCCATTCAGCCGGTGTTCGCAAAGCCTATTTAAATCGTCTATCCGTGTTACCAGATCAACAAAGCAAAGGTATCGGCTCTTTACTGGTCGCCCATATCATTGAACAAGCCAAAGCTGACCAGCTGAGTTTCATCAGCATTGGTGTGATAGGTGAGCACATTAGATTACAAGATTGGTATGAACAACTTGGCTTCGTGAAAGGCGATACCAAACACTTTGATCATCTGCCTTTTTCCGTCACTTATATGATGTATGATCTTAATAACCAACCCAAGGATAGAGAAGACTTGAGCATGCCAAAAATCACCCTAAGCGGCCATATTGAAGTGCCAAAAGAAGACCTAAACGCGGTGTTAACAGAGCTGCCAAACCATATCGCCCTAACGCATCAAGAAGCGGGCTGCATCACCTTTACCGTGACCCAAGATTCAGACAACCCGCAACGCTTTGATGTGTACGAAGAATTCACCGACAAAGCGGCGTTTGAAAAGCATCAGGCCAGAGTAAAAGCCTCTCATTGGGGTGAAGTGACAAAAAAGGTTGAGCGGTTTTATACGGTTACGGAGTCTTAG
- a CDS encoding methyl-accepting chemotaxis protein yields the protein MKMLKTIRGRYTLIFGGLALVFLMVIISTELLVSYLQNSIGKYASGTSLIQNADRDLYQSRLALATLVFEKDSTETKSLEDAALLNAKQALDRMRQFQQLTADIDEVSRFLADFDTLYTTWSDGNQRIMQTVKENPDSAMIDFIGKNQNDFLKLRSLYDHSEELISKYSAEENKSINEFTDVFKIVVGVFAVFALMLSIILAWFAPRNISKAIKQVTFGVQQISSGDGDLTRRINSTKTDETGDLSRELDSFVARLGSLIGQVRNGCEHIRQEMFNLGESATQSADLSERQNQSLDFVVTAVEEMGGATREVAQNAADTVAEVESLNRSADDGVKQLDNAISQLDSLSEQIQGAAQVINQLTERSDKIASVLDVILGISEQTNLLALNAAIEAARAGEQGRGFAVVADEVRELASKTQASTEDIQQMINDLQSGVSGAVTSITKSVDMAGTSVSLSRKTMESIAVVKNSAGRIYDFTAQTASATEQQSKVTDEINENLSSLADMSKDVMEISKRISSSVHQTLSNSDELANQVKRFTV from the coding sequence ATGAAGATGCTAAAGACAATAAGAGGTCGCTATACCTTAATATTTGGTGGTTTAGCGTTAGTTTTCCTAATGGTCATCATTTCAACCGAACTTCTAGTCAGTTATTTACAAAACAGCATAGGCAAATATGCTTCTGGCACATCATTGATCCAAAATGCTGATAGAGACTTGTATCAGTCACGACTCGCTCTGGCGACCTTAGTATTCGAGAAAGACTCTACAGAGACCAAATCCTTAGAAGACGCGGCATTATTAAATGCTAAGCAAGCCTTGGATCGTATGAGGCAATTCCAACAACTCACGGCCGATATAGACGAAGTATCTCGCTTTTTAGCCGATTTCGATACGCTCTATACAACCTGGTCAGATGGCAACCAGCGTATTATGCAAACTGTGAAGGAAAACCCTGATTCTGCCATGATTGATTTTATTGGTAAGAACCAAAACGATTTCCTCAAACTACGTTCCTTGTATGACCATTCGGAAGAGCTAATCAGTAAGTACTCAGCTGAAGAGAATAAGTCTATTAATGAATTCACCGATGTTTTCAAAATAGTTGTTGGTGTTTTTGCCGTTTTTGCTCTGATGCTGAGTATTATCCTTGCGTGGTTCGCACCACGAAATATTTCCAAAGCGATCAAACAAGTCACCTTTGGTGTTCAGCAAATTAGCTCTGGTGATGGCGATCTAACGCGACGAATTAACAGTACTAAAACTGATGAAACGGGCGACCTGAGTCGAGAATTAGATAGCTTTGTGGCACGACTTGGTAGCCTAATTGGACAAGTTCGTAACGGATGCGAACACATACGCCAAGAAATGTTTAACTTAGGAGAGTCTGCTACCCAATCCGCGGATCTTAGCGAGCGCCAAAACCAATCATTGGATTTTGTCGTCACTGCGGTAGAAGAAATGGGCGGTGCCACCCGTGAAGTGGCGCAAAATGCAGCGGATACTGTCGCCGAAGTTGAATCGTTAAATCGCTCCGCCGATGATGGCGTAAAACAATTAGATAACGCGATTTCTCAATTGGATAGCCTTTCCGAACAGATTCAAGGTGCGGCCCAAGTCATCAACCAGTTGACCGAAAGATCCGATAAAATTGCTTCTGTACTGGATGTCATACTTGGTATTTCTGAGCAAACCAATTTATTGGCGTTAAACGCCGCAATTGAAGCCGCTAGAGCAGGAGAACAAGGCCGAGGCTTTGCTGTGGTCGCCGATGAAGTACGCGAACTGGCCAGCAAAACTCAGGCTTCTACCGAAGACATTCAACAAATGATCAATGACTTGCAGTCTGGTGTTAGCGGCGCTGTGACATCTATTACAAAAAGTGTCGATATGGCCGGAACCAGTGTTTCTCTTTCAAGAAAAACGATGGAATCCATCGCGGTAGTAAAAAACTCAGCAGGCCGTATTTATGACTTTACCGCTCAAACCGCCAGTGCGACCGAACAACAAAGTAAAGTAACTGACGAAATTAATGAGAACTTATCAAGCCTTGCTGACATGTCGAAGGATGTAATGGAAATATCCAAACGCATTAGCAGCTCAGTACATCAAACACTAAGTAATTCCGATGAATTGGCCAATCAGGTAAAACGCTTCACGGTATGA
- a CDS encoding Lrp/AsnC family transcriptional regulator — MRNSLKKEEYALDGIDTKLIELLYGNARTPVTELARAVGMTAPSVNERLKRLEESGVIAGYRVEVNPKVLGYSLMAIVRMRQLPGKLKALEALISSIPEFVECDKVTGEDCYVARLYLKDISELDPILDRVSELADTNTAIVKSTPVTRRLLV, encoded by the coding sequence GTGCGAAATAGCCTAAAAAAAGAAGAGTATGCCTTAGACGGCATTGATACTAAGCTCATCGAGCTGCTTTATGGGAATGCCAGAACCCCTGTTACCGAGCTAGCGCGTGCTGTTGGCATGACCGCTCCCAGTGTTAATGAACGGCTCAAGCGTTTGGAAGAAAGTGGCGTGATAGCGGGCTATCGAGTGGAAGTGAACCCTAAGGTGCTGGGTTATAGCTTGATGGCGATTGTGCGTATGCGTCAGCTGCCGGGCAAATTAAAAGCGTTAGAAGCGTTAATCAGTTCGATACCGGAATTTGTTGAATGCGATAAAGTCACCGGTGAAGATTGCTATGTTGCGCGTTTATATTTGAAAGACATTAGTGAGCTAGATCCCATTTTAGATCGAGTGTCTGAACTAGCCGATACCAATACCGCTATTGTGAAATCGACGCCAGTGACACGACGTTTGTTGGTGTAG
- a CDS encoding helix-turn-helix transcriptional regulator, translating to MLNSLVFSVKRGMSLFPNIHFHKANNNALSIETFELHTFYERCHEFTQKNIKKTSPFTPHRVMFYTFLIINEGNIQHYVDGQCITLSAGDLLLICPHQVHQYVLPNRPAKGHIIFFTDSVWDLVKQNTRLLHWDMLLTQSHNIHKSDQLDITMLLSILQKEQNKATADDILQKHIFTSLIHLLMRHWPMVTSGKQTSKVDLFVRFNHHLLNHFNQSRDVIYYANLLGCSYKVLNNICKSITHLTAKNVIDNYVILEAKRMLLTKTQNTQSIAHALGFDESTNFVKFFKRHTGKTPKEYLLKEN from the coding sequence TTGCTCAATTCATTAGTCTTTTCGGTCAAACGCGGTATGAGTCTTTTTCCCAATATCCATTTTCATAAAGCAAATAACAATGCCTTGTCCATAGAGACATTTGAACTCCACACCTTCTATGAACGCTGTCATGAATTCACACAAAAGAACATCAAAAAGACCTCGCCTTTTACCCCGCATCGTGTGATGTTTTATACTTTTTTGATCATCAATGAGGGAAACATTCAACATTACGTTGATGGACAATGCATAACATTATCGGCTGGTGATCTGTTATTAATTTGTCCACATCAGGTTCATCAATATGTTCTTCCCAACCGTCCAGCGAAAGGCCATATTATTTTTTTTACAGATAGTGTTTGGGACCTAGTAAAGCAAAATACTCGTTTATTGCATTGGGATATGTTGTTAACTCAAAGTCATAACATTCATAAAAGCGACCAATTAGACATCACAATGTTGTTGTCGATATTGCAAAAGGAGCAAAACAAAGCGACCGCTGACGACATTTTACAAAAACATATATTTACAAGTTTAATTCACCTGTTAATGCGCCATTGGCCTATGGTTACGAGCGGAAAGCAAACTTCTAAAGTAGACCTTTTTGTTCGCTTTAATCATCATCTCCTCAACCATTTCAATCAATCAAGAGACGTTATTTATTACGCAAATTTACTCGGATGCAGCTACAAAGTACTCAATAATATTTGTAAATCCATTACTCACCTAACCGCTAAAAACGTCATAGATAACTACGTAATTTTAGAAGCAAAACGCATGTTATTAACAAAGACACAGAATACCCAAAGCATTGCTCATGCCTTAGGGTTTGATGAAAGCACCAACTTTGTCAAATTCTTTAAACGGCATACAGGGAAAACACCGAAAGAGTATTTACTCAAAGAAAATTAA
- a CDS encoding glutathione S-transferase family protein, with protein sequence MILHDFLPSGNGYKIRLLCACLGLKVTLKQYDITKGETHTESFLAMNPNGKIPVLELDDGQCLSESNAVLLYLAEQHPSSLLPSDPIHRAEIYKWLFWEQYSHEPNIASPRFWLTHNAMTELKKQMLPDRIEQGRAALTLMDEALAKQAFLAGNTMTLADICLFPYTHVAEEGGSYQLSEYPNIQRWIKDIEALDWFIPITQA encoded by the coding sequence ATGATTCTGCACGATTTCTTGCCCTCAGGGAACGGTTATAAAATCCGTTTGTTATGCGCTTGTTTGGGTTTAAAAGTGACGTTGAAACAATATGACATCACCAAGGGCGAAACGCACACCGAGTCTTTCTTGGCAATGAACCCAAATGGAAAAATTCCAGTCTTGGAGTTAGATGACGGCCAGTGTTTAAGCGAAAGTAACGCCGTCCTTTTGTACTTGGCCGAGCAGCATCCGTCTTCTTTATTACCAAGTGATCCAATACACAGAGCGGAGATCTATAAATGGTTGTTTTGGGAACAATACAGCCACGAGCCCAACATCGCTTCGCCACGTTTTTGGCTCACCCATAACGCCATGACAGAGTTGAAAAAGCAAATGCTGCCCGATCGTATTGAGCAAGGTCGCGCCGCATTAACACTCATGGATGAGGCATTAGCGAAGCAGGCCTTTTTGGCGGGAAACACCATGACGCTAGCGGATATTTGTCTCTTCCCCTATACCCATGTGGCCGAAGAAGGCGGTTCTTATCAGTTGTCTGAGTACCCGAATATCCAACGCTGGATTAAAGACATCGAAGCTTTGGATTGGTTTATCCCCATTACGCAAGCTTGA
- a CDS encoding nuclear transport factor 2 family protein gives MKPNLFVIACTLTAVLSGCASTNPPELSNKEKATLVLDNLGSTDQTSLKYISDKTYIQHNQGAASGKQGLLEFLKQFPATPKSDHSNIVRAFEDGNYVVLHSNLADANAVVFDIFRFKNGLIVEHWDNFQDKTSPNPSGHTQTDGSTKITDLDKTAENKALVKKMVEDVLRSGNINNISKYVDGEKYIQHNPWFGDGVTALKKGFAAMAAQGTTIHYDKIHAVLGEGNFVLVVSGGDVNGTPTSFYDLFRVENGYVAEHWDSLQNIPPKEQRMNDNGQFNFPASAMKLH, from the coding sequence ATGAAACCCAATCTATTTGTTATCGCGTGTACCCTGACTGCCGTTCTTTCAGGTTGCGCCAGCACTAACCCACCAGAATTATCCAACAAAGAAAAAGCCACTCTAGTCTTAGACAATTTAGGCTCGACCGATCAAACCAGCCTAAAATACATCAGCGATAAAACCTATATTCAGCACAACCAAGGTGCTGCATCAGGCAAACAGGGCTTGCTCGAATTTTTAAAACAATTTCCAGCCACACCAAAATCCGATCACAGCAATATTGTTCGAGCCTTTGAAGACGGCAATTATGTCGTTTTACATTCAAACCTAGCCGATGCTAACGCAGTCGTTTTTGATATTTTTCGCTTCAAAAACGGCCTAATAGTAGAACACTGGGACAACTTCCAAGACAAAACGTCACCAAACCCAAGTGGCCATACACAAACCGATGGCAGCACAAAAATTACAGATCTCGATAAAACTGCAGAAAACAAAGCTCTTGTGAAGAAAATGGTGGAAGACGTTTTACGTAGTGGCAACATTAACAACATCAGCAAATACGTTGATGGCGAAAAATATATTCAACATAACCCCTGGTTTGGCGATGGTGTTACGGCGCTGAAAAAGGGTTTTGCAGCCATGGCCGCCCAAGGAACAACTATCCATTATGACAAAATTCACGCTGTGCTTGGTGAAGGTAACTTTGTCTTAGTTGTCAGTGGTGGTGATGTGAATGGTACACCAACGTCTTTCTACGACTTATTCCGAGTTGAGAACGGTTACGTAGCCGAGCATTGGGATAGTTTGCAAAATATTCCGCCAAAAGAACAACGCATGAATGACAATGGACAATTCAACTTTCCTGCATCGGCCATGAAGCTTCATTAA
- a CDS encoding LysR family transcriptional regulator, whose amino-acid sequence MKAGLTHFDESPKEKIALDTELLKTLVAIVDHGSFQRAAMQTFRTPSAISMQMKRLEEQVGTDLFCKQGRDQVLTEDGQQLVHYARQILQLQESALQSIKGPQQGVLLNLGCPNDYVANLLVVIMSVMESMLPNIRFRIRTGTSAELREWMDKGEVDLALVTRTPDSDEGLTLFHDKGVWVAKKGFDWTTLNPLSLALYESSCKFHSSAVDGLQKKGTDYQLYCVTANLTLIERLLMAEKAISAIASISMNDSLDIIESDLLPALPAVQIAFSRSASAPEWLTVSWIEEVIERVVKETKRPA is encoded by the coding sequence TTGAAGGCTGGCTTAACGCATTTTGATGAATCCCCAAAAGAGAAAATAGCATTGGATACGGAACTATTAAAAACCCTGGTGGCGATTGTTGATCATGGCAGCTTTCAACGTGCCGCTATGCAAACCTTTCGTACTCCGTCGGCCATCAGCATGCAAATGAAGCGGCTGGAAGAGCAAGTCGGCACAGACCTGTTTTGTAAGCAAGGTCGAGATCAAGTGCTCACCGAAGACGGCCAGCAGCTTGTGCATTATGCGAGACAAATTTTGCAATTGCAGGAAAGCGCTCTGCAATCCATCAAAGGGCCACAGCAAGGTGTTTTGCTTAATTTAGGTTGCCCTAATGATTACGTGGCGAATTTATTGGTCGTCATTATGTCGGTCATGGAAAGCATGCTGCCGAATATTCGCTTTCGAATTCGTACTGGAACCTCGGCAGAACTGCGAGAGTGGATGGACAAAGGCGAAGTGGATTTGGCCTTGGTCACGCGAACTCCAGACAGTGATGAGGGATTAACCTTGTTCCATGACAAAGGCGTTTGGGTGGCGAAGAAAGGCTTTGATTGGACGACACTGAACCCTTTATCACTGGCCTTATATGAGTCTAGCTGTAAGTTTCACTCCAGCGCTGTTGATGGATTGCAGAAAAAAGGTACGGATTATCAACTCTATTGCGTGACCGCAAACCTTACTCTGATTGAGCGTCTACTCATGGCCGAAAAAGCCATCTCCGCTATTGCTAGCATCAGTATGAATGACTCGTTAGACATCATCGAAAGCGATCTATTGCCCGCCTTGCCCGCAGTACAAATTGCGTTTTCACGCTCTGCTTCCGCTCCCGAATGGTTAACCGTTTCATGGATTGAAGAAGTGATTGAACGGGTGGTAAAAGAAACCAAAAGGCCGGCCTAA
- a CDS encoding organic hydroperoxide resistance protein, giving the protein MKPIYSATATSTGGRDGRSVSSDNKLDLALSTPKELGGAGGEGTNPEQLFAAGYSACFIGAFKLVASQQKVKLPNDVSVKATIGIGENTNGEGFTICADLEVDAPGVEKEVIEQLTEAAHKVCPYSNATRGNIEVNFSVK; this is encoded by the coding sequence ATGAAACCTATTTACAGCGCAACAGCAACATCCACTGGTGGCCGTGACGGTCGTTCTGTTTCATCTGATAACAAGTTGGATCTTGCTCTAAGCACGCCAAAAGAGCTTGGTGGTGCGGGTGGTGAAGGCACCAACCCAGAGCAACTGTTCGCGGCGGGTTACTCTGCTTGCTTTATCGGTGCTTTTAAATTGGTCGCTTCTCAACAAAAAGTGAAATTGCCAAATGACGTGAGTGTTAAAGCGACAATCGGTATCGGTGAAAACACCAATGGTGAAGGCTTCACTATCTGTGCCGATTTAGAAGTGGACGCACCGGGTGTAGAAAAAGAAGTGATTGAGCAATTAACAGAAGCGGCTCATAAAGTTTGCCCATATTCCAACGCAACGCGTGGCAACATTGAAGTGAACTTCTCTGTGAAGTAA
- a CDS encoding OsmC family protein, whose protein sequence is MSEYYAKVEWKRGTQSFLDKKYSRAHEWQFEGGVVVPASSSPHIVPLPMSVAENVDPEEAFVASLSSCHMLFFLDFASRNKLIVDQYTDNAIGTLALGANGKQMMTEVILRPTVTFVGDRPSSEEIKALHHQSHEACFIANSVLTNVRVDEAFCV, encoded by the coding sequence ATGTCGGAATATTATGCAAAGGTTGAATGGAAGCGTGGTACACAATCATTTTTGGACAAAAAATACAGTCGCGCCCATGAATGGCAATTTGAAGGTGGCGTGGTTGTACCGGCTTCGTCTTCGCCTCATATTGTCCCTTTGCCTATGTCTGTGGCGGAAAATGTTGATCCGGAAGAAGCCTTTGTTGCCTCGCTATCCAGTTGCCATATGTTGTTTTTCTTAGACTTTGCTTCACGCAACAAGTTAATTGTTGATCAATACACAGATAACGCCATTGGCACCTTAGCTTTGGGGGCGAACGGTAAACAAATGATGACCGAAGTCATATTGCGTCCAACGGTGACATTTGTTGGAGATAGACCGAGCTCAGAGGAAATAAAAGCACTCCATCATCAGTCCCATGAGGCGTGCTTTATTGCCAATTCAGTCTTGACCAACGTTCGCGTCGACGAGGCTTTTTGTGTTTGA
- a CDS encoding MarR family transcriptional regulator, translating to MNSDDLSRIDNPLLLDNQLCFALYSTSLAMTQFYKEPLSAIGLTYPQYTVMLVLWEQDGVSLKHIGDALGQKSGALTPVIKRMEADGLVQRLRGVEDDRSLSICLTEKGKQLREQGLQVNRCVAEACGIDLADVVALREQLVALRKKLLG from the coding sequence ATGAATTCTGACGATTTATCCCGTATTGATAACCCATTATTACTCGACAATCAGTTGTGCTTTGCTTTGTATTCGACGTCTCTTGCGATGACGCAGTTTTATAAAGAGCCCCTGTCGGCCATTGGCCTAACGTATCCACAATATACGGTGATGTTGGTTTTATGGGAGCAAGATGGTGTGAGTTTAAAACACATAGGTGATGCTCTAGGACAAAAGTCTGGCGCTTTAACGCCTGTGATTAAGCGCATGGAAGCTGATGGTTTAGTGCAACGTTTGCGTGGGGTGGAAGATGACCGCAGCTTGAGCATTTGTCTAACGGAAAAAGGCAAGCAGCTCCGTGAACAGGGTCTACAAGTGAACCGCTGTGTGGCAGAAGCGTGTGGGATTGATTTGGCTGACGTGGTGGCTTTGCGGGAACAGTTGGTAGCCCTTAGAAAGAAATTACTCGGATAG